One genomic segment of Theobroma cacao cultivar B97-61/B2 chromosome 6, Criollo_cocoa_genome_V2, whole genome shotgun sequence includes these proteins:
- the LOC18595352 gene encoding uncharacterized protein LOC18595352: MDWFSWLSKTGLEPSLVYEYGLAFSHNELEEEDIAYFNHEFLQSMGISIAKHRLEILKLARKEKGVSPRAVSRLLLAIKRTKKCLAKYIRTLVHREESALVVVNPRSRSGYANKWRGAMLKRNKKLVMATQGRLLLTNGTPLLVSGPARVESFSSPMVFDYQKEEKKDENEDGYWSTAVEEIRWDSMFQDLKPT; the protein is encoded by the coding sequence ATGGATTGGTTTTCTTGGCTCTCAAAAACTGGCCTTGAGCCATCCCTTGTTTATGAGTATGGCCTTGCTTTTTCCCACAATGAgctggaagaagaagatataGCTTACTTCAACCATGAGTTTCTCCAAAGCATGGGCATATCAATAGCTAAACACAGGCTGGAAATTCTCAAGCTTGCTAGGAAGGAGAAAGGGGTGAGTCCTAGAGCAGTGTCAAGGCTTCTGTTGGCAATCAAGAGAACAAAAAAGTGCTTGGCTAAGTACATCAGGACATTGGTTCACCGGGAAGAGTCAGCTCTTGTTGTTGTTAATCCGAGGAGTAGGTCAGGATATGCCAATAAATGGAGAGGTGCAATGCTGAAGAGGAACAAGAAGCTGGTGATGGCTACACAAGGGAGACTGCTGCTCACAAATGGGACTCCTCTACTTGTTTCAGGGCCTGCTAGAGTTGAGAGCTTTTCAAGTCCTATGGTTTTTGACTACCAGAAGGAGGAGAAAAAGGATGAGAATGAAGATGGATATTGGTCAACAGCTGTTGAAGAGATCAGGTGGGATTCAATGTTTCAGGATTTGAAACCAACTTGA